AACGCGGCCGGCCGTGGCGCCGTCCCCGGCGAGCCCGCGGCATGGGGACCGACGAGCCATCGCCGGCGCATGCGGAGGAGAAGCAAGGTATGGAAGAGGAGGGAGAAGGCTGCGGAGCCCTAGGATCAAGATCGGTAGGCGGACAGCAAAGCGACCGAGCTCAAAGAAAAAAAGACCAATCCATGTCGTCGTGTAGTCGCTCTCAAACTTATTCCATGGCTGCTGAGCAGAGATTTGTTCAAGATGCTTCCAAGAATAACAATGTCGAAAGTTATGTGCCAACATCGCTAACACATGGACCACCACAGCAGCAGCATCAACCTCTACGCGATCGCagcaagaaacgaacaaaggcagGGCCGGAACAACTCGACAGCACgaaaagctacacccacatatcCGCACGAACATGGCAGCCGGATTCCACCACCGGACGGGACGCGACGTCGATACGAACGATGGACGTACGGCGGGTCACTCCGGGATGGCGACGAGCATGGGCCGCCACTGTCTCCGCATCATCAGCCGCCGCCGGAACCCGCCGAACATGAACCTCCGGTACTGCTGCACGGCCGCGGCGCTGGCGGCCAGCGGCTCGTCCGCCGGGCGAGCCTCCGCCGCGTCCGCATGATCCTGCCGttgccgctcaggcggcagcagCGCGTGCTGGACGACCTGGACGTCCTTCCTGGCGCTGCGGCGGACGGCGCCGGCGACGTCTGGCCCCAGGAGCTCCTCCAGCGAGCCGCTCCGGCCGAGGAGGCTCCTCTTCTCCCCGCAGCCGTCTCCCTGCTGGTCCCCGGCGCCCGCGGGCGGTCTGTGCAGCTTGTTGCCGCGGCAGAGCAGCCGGCGCACCAGCAGCCACAGGCTCTTCGCCTTCGGCCTGATCTGCAGCGTCCCCGCAGCCATCCCTCCGACTATCTCCTACCACCGCTCCCTCTCTCTACGTCTCTGCCTCACCGGGATATGGCCGTCGGACTATATACCTCTCAGTCTCTCATAGTATTCTTGTCCAGTCGGCGCCGCAGCTAGCTCGTCGCTTTGGAGGGAGAGACGACCGACCTGGGACCTGGGATTCAGGGGAGGATCCAGAAATAATGGCGGCCTTGGACTGGACTCGCTCTCTAGGGCGCCTATAAAAGCTTTGTCGCAGGGGAATTGTCTATGGCGCGGCACATTCTTGGAGTTGTTTTGCTTACGTGCTCAGGCCGCAATGCAGGGCGGGTCGCCATTTGGAGGCCCCGAGAGCTGGGCGCGGGAGGTGGTCTGCCCAACGGACAAAAAGAAAAAGGAGCCCCGACTGTCGCCGTCGGGCGCCACCACCTAACGCGGCGCTAAAAGACGCGAGAATTTCGGCGACACAAGAGACCAAAGACCAGGTGTGATGTATGGACCGGGTGTATTGTATGAGTATTGTGTGCGTCGCCTTCGGATCCCAGTTAGAATAGGACAACACTAGCTTCCATGTGTGTAGATAGATTATCCTGGCGAGGAGGGGATTTGATCGATGGACAAGCCTTCAATGTTTTTTTTTGTTCACATTTTTGCATTCGGCGTTTGTTTTTATCATTTTAGCTTTGCTTGTGTTTCGGTTGAATATATCTATCATCACTTTATATACAAAACCTGAAAAAGCAATCGCGCATTagaaaaatgttaaacgtgtatacACAAATGAATCATAAtaatcatatatttgaaaaagAATTAAACATGTACTACCTCCAAAATATACGACGTATTTGCAGTACAAATCAAACTGCacaaacgtcttatattttggtacggagggagtatatataaaATGTGCCTAATCTATATAAAAAATGTATGATTTGTATGAAAAAAGTAGACATAAAAAATATAAGTTTTTAAAATGTTATACTGTAAAAATGTGAAACATCTATATAAAAATATTCATGGTATATGTACGAAAAATGCAGAATATGTATGGAAAAGGTAGACATAAAAATATAGGTTTAAAAAATGTTAGTTATTTATATGAAAACAAATTAACATGTATATCTAAAATGTTCCTggtgtatacaaaaaatatacGCCCTCCGATCCAAATTAGTTGTCActcaaacggatgtatctagcactgaaatacgtctagatacatccatttcaggGAGAACTAAAATGGGTCGGAGGTACGTTTATGGAACAAGTAGGCATAAAAaaatattaatcatgtattcGAAAAATGTTTCCATCTATATAAAAAAGTTCCTGATCTGTACAAAAAATATTCACTATGTATAGAAAAAAGTAGTTATAAAAAATATTAATCACGTATTTGAAAAATGCAaacatgtatacaaaaaatgttcctgatgtatacGAAAAACATTGAATGTGTATGGAAAAAGTGGCATTAAAAAATAAAAGTAAAACATCATTGAAAAGTGAAAGCCatgaaagaaacaaagaaagCAGAAAAAACCCAATGAAAGTCatgaaagaaacaaagaaaccCAATCAAAAACAATAAGAACAGAAAATCAAAGAAAAAAGGTGAAGAAACAAAAGAAACCccaataaaaaaataaaaaaaacagaaaaatgcTAGTCTGTGGAACTGAGTGAGGGAGCGACCTGAGCGCGAGTGGACGACCTAAGCTAATGGGCCGGCCCTATATTCACGCGCCTTTGGGGCAGATGGATGCTATTCTCGCTATAAGCGAGATATAGCATTCACGTTGATTACCCGGTCAAGATTGTATTTAGCCTAAAGTGGCCACATTTCTCTAAATGAATAAAGTGGACTGAATTTAGCCTAAAAAAGTTGTACACAAGAGAAAATTTGAGATCACTAATTAGAGTGCAAAGGTCACTCACACCTTCTCTCGCGGTGACAATTGGCGTGCAGCATGGGTGACACTTGTCACAACTAAGAGTTTTGGGATTTTTTGTTAGATTCATTTTATTCGAAATGTTTTACCTCTTGAACTTATGTCCAAATCATGAACCATTTCCACTGTTCGGTTTCCTGTGTCGAGATTCAAAACTAGACAATATGTTGATAAGTTTTGACAAACTTTTTCTTTCCAAAAAAGGTAATCAATAAAACTaagaacaaaaaaacaaaaatataaTCAGGAAAAACAGGAAAACCAAACAACGGAAGCAAAATTGTGTTTTTCACCTTTCTTTTTAAAGCACAACTATGCTTTTCATTTTTTGAGAAGCACAGTTGTGCTTCACCTTAAGTACGGTTGTGTTTTTCACTTACCGGCAAGCATAGTTGTGCCACCTGAAAAGCACAACTGTGATTTTACCAGAAGCACAACTGTACTTTTCACTTTCGAGAAGCACTTCTCGTGAAAACACACCCATTCTTTTCACTTTTTAAAAAGCACAGTCATGGAAAGGCCAAAGCATAGTTGTGCTTCGCATAGTTGTGCTTTTCCATGAAGCACAACTATGCTTTTTTTACTTTTGAGAAGCACACGCGTGCTTCACGAAAAAGCATAGATATGCCTCAGGATAAAGCACATATGTGCTTTAtggtaaaaaaataaaaaaaatcacaaCAACTTAGGAAAAACTAAGCAAAATTTTAAATCCCAGAAAACCCCCCAAAAGCGAAAACCCCCAAAACACGTGCATACATTAAAAAAAATGAGATTCCATGGGTGCATGCACCTGCGCGTTACACATAGCGGCGGCCGGGCGAACCACATGTCAGCGCAGGAGGAGCTCCCGAGTGACAGTTGGAGGGCCCAGCAAAGGGGTACCCTCCAGTTCGTCGCTCCCGAGAAAATAAGATCGAACTCTCTTCGTTTCTCGCAAGTGCGCGGCGCAGGgagttgcagccatataggtgTGGCGGCGAGCGAAGGCTCATGGCTGGACGACGAGCGAGGGGCAGGCTTGGCCCCTTCCTCTCCTTCGACAATTCCTTTGGAAAGATCGAAAGTTCTATTCTAATCGTGAGCCCAAATGCACCCTGATAAacagtaaaataaaaaaatagtaaaatttttgaatttttttggtaAACTTTAACAAATCTTTTGTATGCTTGCAAAATGTCAGCACGAGGTGACATCCATGGAAGTCGTGATTTTTTTGACACGATTTCCACGAATGTCATCAAATGCTGAAATTTTGCAACAATACAAAATATTTGCAAAATTTACCACAAAAAGTTTAGAATTTTTTGAATTCTTTTTTTTTTGACTTTATAGTTCATCAGGGTGCATTTTGAGCTCGGGAGCACGTACTCCATGTCCCGATAAGATTGCTTTCTAAATAACCTATCTGGGCTGGGGATTGATATGACTAGGGCTTTAGTTTTGGGAATTTTTCATCGAGGATGATCATGACCAAGCAAAATTTCTACTACATCTGTTCCATAATATAAAACCTTTTTCAGATCAAATTGTACTgcaaaaatgtcttatattataggatggagggagtatttctCTCCTGTTGTAATTTCTTGGTcgatgttgatttcagtttcaattgtataaacagttatcttctcatatcatgcacattagaAGTGTTGCTTGTGTTGTGTAGTTTTCCACACTTATATTTTATCTATACTGCTTTGTCTTAGACAAATATAATTtaaactgtgtctctatcttgatttgatAAAATATAAGAGGATGATAtagacaatacagtgaccattaGTATATTGATATATGTTCATTTCATGTTGTTACTATGCTAAACTTATTGCCAGCGGATGGGTACCCATGataatgtttcttgagctcttctaaagtgCTTTCAATTCACTTGTTTTATTgctgcgtttatttgcactggtggccatgACACCCACGTATGTAATATGCTCCTTTGTTGTTGCCTATATTTACACTGGTGGAGAACTTTGATGCCTGTAATATCTGCAATAGCCGtaatagcctagcattagttgcgtgcttatttatttccttatagtCTTGTCTATTTATTTGCTTATAGCCACTAGtgttctttttctcggtttgctagtggctgcaataaccatGGCCCACATACAGACCGTTGCAACCATGGTCCTGCTACGGgacgtaggatccatgggccacacatgggtcGTCTTATACATGGGCCACACCCGGACCTCAATATGAGCCATAAACAGGCTAAAAGCGGAACAATCCGTTTATGGGCCCAGAACAAAACAGATCGTTAACAGGCCGGAAGACATCACATGCTTAATACTATCAACAGGCAGAACAAGCCGTTAATGGACCAAAATACACTACGAGGGAGAAATAGTCCAATGGATTGATGTGCCACAAATGGGCCGAATGTAACCACAAGCCGGATTTGGCCCGGTAGCAAAACTGGTCGGCAACGTACCAAAAGTAACCGAGGGCCGAAAATGAGCCCAAGGAATTatgggcccttaacaggccgaaagatCACATGGGCTGGGAACGGACCAACTGGAtcatgggtcgttaatgggtccATAGCCATTTACTGATTTAGTCATATTTATGGGTCAGaatcaccacgggccattaatgagTCAAGAGATACAAAAGACCTAATATGCGCCGAAAGATGTTACGGGCCACAGACGGGCCAAAAGTgtcaacgggctggaatcatattgaaCGACTCACATGACCCTAATGGGTTGAATTCAGACAGGCCACAACGGGTCGTGTGTACCCAGGTTGTAAAAGGGCCATATGGAAACATGTCGTTAACATGCTTTCAATGGGTCGTCCcactaacttttgaccaagtcaagtGGGCCGGCCTGTTTAACTTAAATGGGCCActattgggccatgccacgtgtcggtgTTTCATAGGTGCACCTTGTCCATTGGATGGATGACATCTGTCGCAACGCAGAGCTGGCACGTGGTTCCGTTTGGCGAATGAGAATTTGACAAGTGGAAAATCGTCATTGATCGTGGCTATTAACGGGTATCAGATCAAAAACCATCACCCGATAGCTTAATGACGGCCctttacggtggatgccacgtgtcagttaCTCTTGACGAAAACACTTTCATGACGCGCCATCTATCATCATTAAAGTGAACACTTCCGTGACAATAAATGGAGTATTGTCATGAAACACTTCCGGGACAGCACATGTATAattatcttgattctgtcataaaattgtcatggatgtacatgcatgacagaaaatgtgacctactgtgacaaacgcctatcatcacagaagtgtttttttgtagtgtatgcaCTTACTTTGTGATAGTCATAGTGCTTcatgttatatatcttgctatcacataATTGTTTATCTTACTTAgaataagttgttggtgcacatagttGAGCCAAGTATATTTAgattttgtgcttgacaaattaaacgttagttttattccgcatttgttcaagcctaaaccataaTTATTTTTAAACAGTCTATTCAACCCCCCTTCTCTAGGAGACATCCACGTCCTTTCACCCATGTTTATATGCCCAAATGATGCAGATTATCTCGGTCTATGGACGGGTTATTTTGATAAAGATGCATGAGAATGTCTCGATCTTTAGTATTATGGACGTGCTGCCTATATAAATTCTCACAACTTGCACTTGTCTGGCATGAACATGAGTGTTTCATATTGCAGTTTTACACATGAGAAAGTGACCATTCACATTTATATGCATGCGAGAGTTACACTTGGTGAACCTATGAACTCCGGTCTAATTTCCACCATAGGAATCACCTTCCCACGACATTTCCACactattttattttcatttttattttattccGAAAATACGAAAAAATATTTAACACACATTGTCTTTTGATAGGCTTCTTCAACTAGCAAGACTAGCAAGGATTCACACCCTTGTTAGGATTGTTGGCAACACAAGAGAATTTTATTTGTGTTAAAGGGCATCCAACTATTGAAACACTTGTATCTCCATGTATTGATATCTTGCTTTCTCATTGAGGGCACTTGCTAGATACTTCCATATGgggacactactagggaaaagcctagcagcagcgcgggtttttAGCCTACCAGTAGCGCGGGCGCCGGCGCTACTAATAGGGCGCTACAGCTAACCCATAGCAGCAGCAGCGTGCTGCGtggaagctcgctactgctaatagctctagcgcTCTTTGGccgaacgcgctactgctattgtcacgctgctgctaactttcctccactcgctactgctaattttagtagcttttgtttttttttctgcatatttgttttgtatttgaacaggctttatacacGAATCTTTAGCACATACAAATGTCATCATCATGCACATACAAATCGCTgcgagaccacaaatgtaatcatagaatatacatacaaatagtctcatcatctcaaaaatagcgatacatgcaagtctcgaatacttgcaactacaacgtcatccatctaaacaatgatatacacgagaagtgctatcactatgagtgatagtggaactatgcagtacatgaggcggcggtCATGAGTCCTCTCTCGCGCTCGCCTGAACCTTAAGTAACTAGCTTGtgcttcttgtctgcttttgaagcctttatggctggcaCCTGAGACCCCCTgcacttgcgcctgacactcatGCCACTCGTCATACACTCCCGGAACCTTCCCTTCGTACACGACATAGCACTTCGCCATCAAGAAactaggtacctgttagagatgcatcttcatcaagaggatgtacaatcatatgcaacaaaatatactagagcaacacgaaaaagaaagggttagcaactagatgcaacatacagtacgcaaactaattaagtagaggtacgcaggtcatcgtaggcaaactaacaaagtagcgttacgcaagttcgccagggaccgtggacatcacaaagtttcatcgctacaaaaagtatacaagttcaaccgacacatatcatcatcatcggcatcgtaaatcactagaagttccatccttccgtatcatcgaggatggaccctagcttcttgaacggcgtgaggtctagacgttgcatgcctatgcgagttcggacatcagctcgcgatatagggccgtTGTGGAAGatccccttctcatcgacgacttctttcatgatgatcgtcgcaatgtccctttgga
The Aegilops tauschii subsp. strangulata cultivar AL8/78 chromosome 3, Aet v6.0, whole genome shotgun sequence genome window above contains:
- the LOC109738382 gene encoding uncharacterized protein translates to MAAGTLQIRPKAKSLWLLVRRLLCRGNKLHRPPAGAGDQQGDGCGEKRSLLGRSGSLEELLGPDVAGAVRRSARKDVQVVQHALLPPERQRQDHADAAEARPADEPLAASAAAVQQYRRFMFGGFRRRLMMRRQWRPMLVAIPE